The Solea senegalensis isolate Sse05_10M linkage group LG14, IFAPA_SoseM_1, whole genome shotgun sequence genomic sequence AGAAATCCCCCATACAGAAAAGTACAAGAAAATAAGAGATACACAAGTCTTCCAGGTCAGATGAATACAAACCAATTAAAATCCTGACTGCATGATAAGAATAAAAAGATTGCCTCAAATCAATTACTAGCCACAGCCAAATTAATATCTGATCGAGATTATAATCCTTTACAAATAAATCTCCAAACTGGTAAATGTCTTAAGGTTCTCCTGAGGAGTGCTTAACAGAGGGTTTACTTCATCAGTGATAACATTTGCATTAGTTAATGGAACAGAACAAAACACGGAGTAAAATCACAGTTGAACATATTAACGGAGTAATGGGACAGGCAGTTAAAGAAATTTTCAATTTATCAGTAACTAACTACAAATCATTGCAGATTCAAGGTGAAAAATGGCAACACTGAAGTCCAAAAACATTGTAGTTTCATagtcataaaaaatatattaagaGAAACCGATTTTTTATTGAGGTGACTGAAAATTCCCCTTACAGTTACATTGCGTTTCCTCGAAGACCGAGTGAGCAGAGCCAGTGATCATCGCCCGTTGCTGTACCCTGGGAAAAACTGATTAAGAATGTCTTGCAGAGGTTTGTTGACATCCATCGAGTAGTTTTTGCCCAGGTCGTGTCTGCAGGCCGGGCAGGTGTACACATCTGCTTTGAAGGACCGCTGAAGACATTCCTGGGGTGCATTTAAAAGCATGTATTTAAATTCAGCAAAGCCACCAAGACATTTAAGATAGCAAATCACTGCCTCAGAAACATCCCTTTAGTGTTTAGGAGTTGTGAAGTGACCCACTGCCTTTATTAATTAGATGCAAATGTATCAATGCTAATTAATGAAGGGAAAAAAGCCAATTAACGGGGACTCCTTCATCTATATTGTTGCACCCATTACATGCTGGAAATCTTGAACGAGTTGGCTCAATAATCGTTTCTTACCCTGCAGACGTTGTGTTGGCACTCTGTGGTGATGGGCTGAAAGACCACTTCTTGGCAGcaaatgcagaggaaaactTCTTCAACCTTATTCAAAAATTTCTGCAGAAACAATATGACACATTTGAGGAGCTATTACAACCAAGCTCTGTAATTTCTATCTAATGCACtgtgccacacaaacacactttagtAGAAACATTACTGtttgtttagaaaataaaaaaggtaaacaCACCTGTATCAAACCACTTAtttaacaaacatgtaaaaaattTCACcattttagttagttagtttttattaatccccttagggaaagtattcctctgcattttgacccatcctagaattaggagcagtgggctgccacactgagtggcgcccggggagcattggggggttgggtaccatgctcaggggtaccccagccctttttggccgggtggggatttgaaccggcgacctccTTTTTTGTTGTGACTTTAATGACATACTTAACACAAATACAGCCTGTTCTGTGCCACAACCCTGCCCTCAGGTTTTGACAGTGGTGCCAACCTGCTGTTGATGTACTATCAAAACAATCTTGgagtcattatttaaatgtcaaaatccaatattattttttatccaACTTTTTTATACTTCTTGAATTCACAggtgtatttcttttttcaaatgttctcagccactattttctaaacatactgtataatatataaagaaGAGAATATCTGAACCGTTTAACTGGTGTTAAACAGATTTGCAGTTTTAGAATAtcatgttttgatatttttccaCCAATCAAAAACCCTGCAGCTAACTTGACAAGACACAATGAGTCATCCTCACCGGTCCGAGAGACAGTGACTCCATGGCTTCATCCCACAGCTTCTTGTTTAGCTTATCACTCCTGATGAGGGCCTTCTGCTGCTGAGAAAGCTTGAATACTTCCACTTTGATTTTCTTAGGAGTCTTGGAAGGTGAAGTTTTGGAGGATTCTGACAGAAACCAAGACACACACAATTTCCATTTAGTTTGGGGTTATAAAAATATCAACCTGCACACAGATTATTTCAAGTCAACCAGCAATATTGTTTTGATGTGATTTAACCTACCACTGCCCTGAGATTTTCGCTTTCTCTTTGCCTTGTTGGGTGTTGCCGACTCCTCATCCACTTCATTTttgttctccttctctttctggTAGCCAGCAGGATACTGGAATAACAACATTGGGTCCAAAATAAACACAGGTTGACAAGTAGGTATAACATGGACTTTAACAGCTActagatttaacatttacattagaACAGAACCAAGAATCTGTGTGTAGCACTCTGACCTGGGCTAGTCTCTCtccctgggaaaaaaaatataatcagAGTACTATAAAATAATCACCTGCATGGTGAGGCCGAGCTTCTTGATGCGTTCCTTGCCATCTCTGGTCCATGGCGCTGGCTCATCATCGTCACGTTTCAGCAGATACCTCCAGACCAAGAAACCAGACTTGCCTTTTGCTGGCCAGTACTTTACCacctgacaaaaaacaaaaacataagaaGTCAATTTAAAATACCCATACCATGTTTAAGGGTTCAATGTGTGTAATAAGTATGAACCACTTTGACAACATAGCACCATACCTTATAAATTCCATCATATCGGTTTCCTTCCTCCGGGCAATATTTGCTGTGCTTGCGACCCTTGCAGCTGCGCACAACTCTGACTGGTTTGCCTGCCTTCCAGTTCTTGGACTCCGCACCATTTTTGTCATTGACTGGGACATTGCAGTTGAGAGCCACcgctctgtaaaaaaaaaaaaacaacaacacacaggacaatttaaaaatgcaaaataaaatggacCAAAGCCTGTTTAAGATTCTGTTGAGTTTGTCCTTAAGCATCATACCGGTTCATGTGGGTAAGTGTTTGATCACATGACTGTTCAGCAGTCCTCTTATTTCCAGACAGATCTCGTCCTCCAGAGCCAGTGTAAGTGAACTCATTGCCATCATCCTACAATACAAGTAACACCAAACAATTTTAATGCAAAtctcacacacttcaacacTCTAGATGCCCCTGTAATGACAACAAGTAGGCTTTAAGTCATCTTCACGACCCACtattacagataaaaaaaaactaaattaaaaaaaaataaaaaaaaaggagaaagcaTGCATACCACATCATCTTCATATCCTCCAGCAAGGACAAGAGAAAAGGCACCATCATTGCTTCTGCCGTGAATTCCTGCTACATGAGGCCTGTGGACTCCAGCCTCACTGACCTAGAACAgccaaaacactgaaacattacGGAAAGCcactggaaataaatgtgcGGTCAGTTTATCACTATTTAGATACAAGTTAATCTTAAGCTGAACATTTTTTGCTgctcaagaaaaaaacatttgcagtaCATTGCAAATGTTTCTTTCTTGAGCAGTATTGGTGAAATTATCTGGTTGCATTTACTGACCTGTACTCTGAACTTCCACAAGGAGCCAACTGGGACTCCAGGGATTGGGCCGTAGTGGTTGGACGGGACTATAGTGCACTCCTTGGTTCGACCGACACAGGCCATTccctaaataaaatgaaaaaagcgtacatgtaaatactgtgtaaaacaaaatatgatatAGTTGGTAGATGTTGAGGGTTAAGCATGTAACGCTACACCTATTTTGAACAGTGCACTTAATGTACATCTATAAATAGtctggaaaaaaatgacttagGAACAAAAGCCTATTGTTTGCCAAAACACTTACTTGAAGCATTACCATTTACTGGTGTTCCATTCATTACActtatgtaaaaacaaatatttttcacACATCTGCTATAAAAGGAATTTGCCATAAGACAGCACTTGAGTCAACACTCACTTTGCCCCAGTCCCTTTGGCTGGAAGAGCTGGCGGAAGCCATCTTTGCTTTCTTCTTGCTCTCCTTCAGCTTCTCTCCAGCCAACACAACCTCGCTGGCATCATTACGACAACCTGGGCAATACCTGCAGCACATGTTGcataaaaaaggtcaaaatcaAGTTAAGCTGAATTTATTTGCAATTAATAAGTCTCACAAGCAGCATGAAGCTTGGTTGACGTAGTATGAGTCACATTTAATGTTTGTATTGAACCAAACAGTCCTGACATTTCCAGTCACCTCGTCAACACAGCTGTGAGAATGAGGCATTTAAAGACCTCAGAATACTGAATATTAACACAGATTAAGAAATATTAATGCTAAAAGAGAGTGAATAGATAATATAGCTTAAGTTTCCCATAGACTATATCCTGCAGGTTCCCGATCAAACTCCAACCTTCAACCTAGATTTTTACTGAGAGGCGCCTGTGTTTAATTTAGGGATGTCCCGAAAccactttttcacttccgatacgataccgatattgcagccttaagtattggccgataccgatatcaatccgatatcagcacgaatcatacatactttaattacttattttgtagtgtggaatgttagaataggcttgatcaagtgatattacttaaacagagaaccatagtcagcaacagtaggtatgagaaaaactgacctatttattattaaccaatgggttgcataaattttaaccttcaacataagaatattcaatttttgccatgttaatttcatacagtctatggttaattttaTCAggagtgctaatgggggtgttttcagaggaCCTGTGTTTCACAAGTGACAGTGTgccttcagagaacaccccccttgttttcactattttggattagcccaacccacacagggcgAGTGACTCCTAAACCCGGAGCCCGAGGACCGCCCCACAGACATACTTAGCTCCGTGTGaagagcttcaggacacatttaaaacacagaaagctcttggcatggctggtttttggggtataattaacaaacggaggctgttgaaagtcaaCAGGTGGCTCTTCTTGAATTTcctttgggatcaataaagtatctatctagtttatgaaataatgttgttttagcagctcgcttCAGGATGACCTAGCATGGTGCTAACAGTTAGCTCACGCTCACTGTGcagcttcgtagcctctgatttatGAATCAAATAGCAGTAGCAGGCACACGCTGTTGTagtgatcatgtgggctctacacgcatccaacacacagagcccacgtgatcacaacgggtgctgctggatagaagtgctggagccAAATTGACTGCTTGTATCGTAGCGCTTATAtcagagattttagaggcagtctgATATAATCCGATACTCATTTTTTGGCTCATATCGGACCGATATTGGTTCGATATAACATCCCTAGTTTAATTTCAGTAGTGCTGCAATAGTCGAGGCTGGTCTTAAGACAACTTCTTGAAGGTAACAGACACGCCTTTTACACAGTCCCGTCTATCAAAGAGGTCTTATATCGTCACATAACAAAGCAAACcgtattttacatgtttatctgctgacagcagcagctacaaacataacataaacacattaGGAACTCTAAGTAATGCATTGCATTTACTGACCAGTCCTCGTCTTCAGGGATGGAAGTAAGCGGGGGGTTCAGGCAGTACGTGTGATAGGCCATGTCACattcatcacacagcagctgtttgtcagGATCCTGCTTGATGCCGCAGATGTGGCAGTTACAAAAGcggcagtttttttttaggtcGTCCTTACAGTGCTTACACTCGGGTCCATTTGATCCTGAAGAATAGAAATTTCATATTTTATGCCAATACACAACTTTTTCACATTTGCATTGAAATACATCTACTGACACCAGATTATacagataaaacaaatgttgatatACGACACATAATCATTTGTCCAACACAGAGCACACAAGtttaaaattacttttttgtgGACTCTCAGATCCAGCTGGTGCATCAGTGAGGGAACCAGGGTCCTCAATTTTATAGATTTCAGTCAGGTACTTGATCCGGCAATCATTTAGAGAGTCACCAGCATCACTGTAAACAAAAGGCACAATCTTAATTACAACAGGTAGTACATAATCGTTAAAATACAAACTGTCCAAACctttgaataaaaaagaaaaaaaaaatggcaaaaaaagattacattttGTAAGTAAGAAATGTTAACTGTGTTAAGGGGGGGCTTTCATGTCTGTATCAGGAGAGATGAGCGTGAAGGGGGGAGAGCAGCGAGAAGATACACAGCAAAGTTCCACAGGTGGGATGAAACCTGGGTGGTTGCAATGGGCCCTTTGCCCCATGTGGAAAcagctctaccaactgagcCATCATgctttaacatttatttctatagtatgtttaaaaacaacctcaGTTAACCAAAGTTctgtacaaaaatacaaatgcaaaataaaatctaaaataaaacagggcAAGTCCCAATCGACTTGTCGACTTATGAGTCGatacgttctggttcgactcaaattctgataagtCGACTTGTagccgtgttaatttcatacagttaattaattaatttgatttcaaCTGGAggaccaagtgctaatgggggtgttttcagaacacccctgttccacaggtaacagcgtgttttcagagaacaccccccttgttttcagtattttggattagcccaacccacaagaAGCAGATAGAGTACGtccagtggttttatttaatttagtttatatatttattataatatagtaCAAGTATATAAATCATGCGCAGATACATGTGATGCAAAACACTTTCAGCCGCTGGAGTGTGAGGCTTTAAGGGGTCAGTTAGACAGGACTTGCAGAGGCAACTACACAGACAGGGAAAGAATAGTGATACACCACATAATTCA encodes the following:
- the uhrf1 gene encoding E3 ubiquitin-protein ligase UHRF1 is translated as MWIQVRTMDGKETHRVDSLSKLTKVDELRVKIMELFKVEPERQRLFYRGKQMEDGHTIFDYNVGLNDIVQLLVRQKVAPVDVVKNMDKEAELSDSDSGCGSTQSESDKSSTHGEVEGQTPSTSAQTNTPELIDAEFGFYKINELVDARDLNMGAWFEAQITNVTKTTKTPTADATEAQPSEEEILYHVKYEDYPENGVIPLLTKDVRPRARTLYQWHQLEPGMVVMVNYNPDDPKERGYWYDAEIQKKRETRTLREVYAKIILGDAGDSLNDCRIKYLTEIYKIEDPGSLTDAPAGSESPQKRSNGPECKHCKDDLKKNCRFCNCHICGIKQDPDKQLLCDECDMAYHTYCLNPPLTSIPEDEDWYCPGCRNDASEVVLAGEKLKESKKKAKMASASSSSQRDWGKGMACVGRTKECTIVPSNHYGPIPGVPVGSLWKFRVQVSEAGVHRPHVAGIHGRSNDGAFSLVLAGGYEDDVDDGNEFTYTGSGGRDLSGNKRTAEQSCDQTLTHMNRAVALNCNVPVNDKNGAESKNWKAGKPVRVVRSCKGRKHSKYCPEEGNRYDGIYKVVKYWPAKGKSGFLVWRYLLKRDDDEPAPWTRDGKERIKKLGLTMQYPAGYQKEKENKNEVDEESATPNKAKRKRKSQGSESSKTSPSKTPKKIKVEVFKLSQQQKALIRSDKLNKKLWDEAMESLSLGPKFLNKVEEVFLCICCQEVVFQPITTECQHNVCRECLQRSFKADVYTCPACRHDLGKNYSMDVNKPLQDILNQFFPGYSNGR